CAAATACAAAGGCTTGCGTAGGGTAATGAAGATCCTCGTGCTGGAAGATGATCAGGAAACGGCGTCCTATATTGCCAGTGGTCTAATCGAGGAAGGATACGTGGTCGATATTGCTACGGATGGGAAGGAAGGGTTTAAAAAGGCCATCGATGAGGTGTATGAAGTCTTGATTGTTGATCGGATGCTACCCAGTCTTGACGGGATTAGCCTGGTCAAAGGACTGCGAACTACGAATGTGAAAACCCCAGTACTCTTTCTCAGTGCCTTGGGTGGGATTGATCACCGAGTCGAAGGACTCCAATGTGGTGGTGATGATTATCTCACTAAACCCTTTGCCTTTTCGGAATTAAAGGCTCGAGTTGAGGCTCTGCGTCGTCGTCCGCCCATGTCAATGATTGAGACACGGTTGCGCGTCGGGGATCTTGAAATGGATTTACTCACCCGAATCGTAAAACGGGGAGAGGTGTGCATTGAGCTTCAGCCTCGGGAATTCCGCCTGCTCGAATATCTCATGCGAAATGCCGGTCAGGTGGTGACCCGCACCATGCTGCTCGAGCATGTATGGGATTTCTATTTTGATCCCCGGACCAGCGTGGTCGACACGCATATCAGCCGTCTGAGGATGAAAATCAATAAAGGCTTTACACAGCAACTGATCCATACCGTCCGCGGCACGGGTTATCGTATGAGTGCCGATGCGTAAGCTTCTACGGACGGCCAGTTTCCGATTAACCCTTTTCACCGCGTGCCTGTTTGCGGTTTTTGTGATCACCACATTTGTCGTTTCCTATTGGATAGCCGTCCGGTATCTACTTGAGCGTGTTGACGGAGAAATCACCTGGCAGATTCAGATGCTCGTCAAGGAGTATCAGGCCGGATCTCTTAATTCGGCGAATCCCGATCTGGTGGAACCGGGGACTTACCTTCTGTTGCGGGATAGCGCCGGAAGATCAATTGTTCAGAATTTGCCGTCAGGGGCTCCTGTCCGAAAATGGTTTCAGGAGCTGCCACCGAAAGAAATCCCGATTGATCATGCATCACATAAACTTCGCGCGCAGACGGTGTTGTTACCGGATGGCACCCAATTGACGGTCGGGCAGGATTTAAGAGATCTTGAAGCGGCGAAAGAATTTTTACGGCAAGCGTTTGGCTGGTTGTTAGCCGCTATTCTCATATTGGGGCTTGCCTGTGGAGCGATTGTGAGCGCCATTACTTTGCGACGTGTGGAAGAAATCAATCTCACTGTGGGGGACATTATTAATGGGCACTTTGACCGTCGTATCTCTCTTAAGGGAACCCATGACGAATTTGATCGGTTAAGTCGCCAAATTAATCTGATGCTGGCACAAATTGAAAAATTGATGGGAGGATTGCGCCAGGTTTCAATAGATATGGCTCATGATTTGAGGACGCCGTTGTCGCGGATGCGACAGAAACTGGAAGGAGCGCGTAACAGGGCGACCTCTCTGGAGGATTATGAGCAGGCTATTGATCAGGCCCTCAAACAAAATGATGAAATCCTGGAAACGTTCAGTGCCCTTTTGGGAATCGCACAGTTGGGCTCTGGTGCCTACCGGCAGAAATTTCATGAGATCTCACTCAGTGAAATCTTTGAAATC
The sequence above is a segment of the Nitrospira sp. MA-1 genome. Coding sequences within it:
- a CDS encoding response regulator transcription factor, whose amino-acid sequence is MKILVLEDDQETASYIASGLIEEGYVVDIATDGKEGFKKAIDEVYEVLIVDRMLPSLDGISLVKGLRTTNVKTPVLFLSALGGIDHRVEGLQCGGDDYLTKPFAFSELKARVEALRRRPPMSMIETRLRVGDLEMDLLTRIVKRGEVCIELQPREFRLLEYLMRNAGQVVTRTMLLEHVWDFYFDPRTSVVDTHISRLRMKINKGFTQQLIHTVRGTGYRMSADA
- a CDS encoding ATP-binding protein → MRKLLRTASFRLTLFTACLFAVFVITTFVVSYWIAVRYLLERVDGEITWQIQMLVKEYQAGSLNSANPDLVEPGTYLLLRDSAGRSIVQNLPSGAPVRKWFQELPPKEIPIDHASHKLRAQTVLLPDGTQLTVGQDLRDLEAAKEFLRQAFGWLLAAILILGLACGAIVSAITLRRVEEINLTVGDIINGHFDRRISLKGTHDEFDRLSRQINLMLAQIEKLMGGLRQVSIDMAHDLRTPLSRMRQKLEGARNRATSLEDYEQAIDQALKQNDEILETFSALLGIAQLGSGAYRQKFHEISLSEIFEILEETYAPIAEERHQILFATIQPDLQFHGDSRLITQMLVNLLENAIRHSPSGARISLILSQRLSGVTAVITDTGPGVPESEREKIFQRFYRLETSRTSTGSGLGLSLVLAIADLHGIRISLSDNHPGLRVTLEFPMHNAQLYKKPATLPIRNNLKQVR